In Thermofilum pendens Hrk 5, the sequence GCCCCTCAGCTACGTGCACAACATGGCCGTGCTGAACCCGGAGCTAGCCAGGCTCGTCGGAGACGAGCTTTATAAGCGGGCGGAGAGCCCTGTACTCAAGGCTATGCTCGCGCCCTCCGGGAGGGTGCAGGCAGGGCTGAGGTGAGCCTGGGGTGGAGGTTGGAAGGGTAGTTACGGTGTACGGGCAGAGCCTCCTGAGGTTCGCGGTCCACGAGGACAAGCTGGGCTACCTGGCGAGGCCGGGCGCGTACGTGAAGGTGGAGGCCTCCGGCGGCTGGTCCTACGCGATGGTCGTCAGCTTCAACCTTCTCGACGAGCTGTACAGGAAGAGCAGGATAGTGGAGGAGCTCGAGGGCTACCCGGAGATAAGGCCGTCCCGGAACGAGCTCGTAGCGATGCTCGTCGGCTACTACGACGGCAAGGGCTTCGTGAGGGGTGTCCCGGAGCTACCGAGGCCCGGGCAGAAGGTCTACCTAGCGGACGGGGAGGAGCTGGCGAGGTTCGTCGGCTCCGGGGACATAGCGATAGGCAGGCTCTCGCAGAACCCCGAGGTCAGGTACACCCTCTCGCTCGACATGCTCTGCTCGCGCCACTTCGCCGTCCTAGCGATGACGGGCGCCGGGAAGTCCAACGCAGTCGCGGTGATACTCGGCGAGATACTCGAGAAGTTCCCCTACTCCAGGGTCGTAGTTGTGGATACGCACAACGAGTACGTCCCGCTGGCCGAGAAGTTCGATAGGGTGAGGGTCCTGAGCCCCGCCGGCAGGATAGCGAGGCTCGTGGAGGCTAGGTACGGCGTGAAGCCGTCCCCGCTCGAGGTCCCGATATGGACCCTCGGGCTCGAGGAGATCGCGGGGCTACTCCGATTGGACCCCACGAGGGCGACGAAGCAGGTCATGTACCTGCGCGGCGCCCTCCAGGAGGTCCGGAGGGCTAGGTACAAGTACGCGGGGGCCGACGACCCCATATACTTCAGGGCGGAGGAGCTCCTCGGCTACCTGGAGGGGTTGCAGAAGTCGTCGAGGCAGAGGTACGACCGCTCCCTCGACGACCTCGTCTTGAAGCTCGAGATGCTCCTCGAGAACAGCGAGCTACGCTACGTGACTAGGCCGAGGAACAGCGACAGGCTCTACGAGGGGTTAGGCGGCGAGGAGCCCCGGAGGAGCGTCGAGGCGTACATGAGGGTCTACGGGGCCCTGCTGGAGCCTGGCGTCACGCTGATAGCGCTGGGAGGGCTCGCTAGCGACGCCCAGGTATCGACCGCCGCGACCATACTCAAGTCGCTCTGGAGGATAATAACGGCCAGCGTCCTCGCAGGCAAGCCCCAGCCAACGCTCCTGGTAGTCGAGGAGGCCCACAACTACGCCCCGCAGGGGAGGTGGAGCCCCGCACGCGAGATACTGGAGAAGATAGCGAAGGAGGGTAGGAAGTTCGGCATAGGGCTCGGGGTCGTGAGCCAGAGGCCCAGGGAGCTCTCGCAGACGCTCCTAGCCCAGTGCGGGACGCTGATAGCGCTTAGAACGGCGAACCCGAGGGACCAGGAGTACATACTCGGGAGCATGGAGGACGTGATGCGCGAGATGGTTGAAGGGCTCTCGGGGCTCGTGACCGGCGAGGCTCTCATCTCGGGCTCCGCCGCCCCCCTGCCCGGCATAGTCAGGATAGACAGCTTCCCCGAGAGGTACGGCGTCAACCTGGGAGGCAAGGACATAGACTGGAGGGCGGCGTGGAGCACGCCCCAGCCGAAAGCAGACCTAGCGGAGTACGTGCTCGGAGAGCCGGAGGAGGAAGAGGAGGAGAGGAAGACCTCCACCATAGACAAGTTCCTCTAGGTGGCCGCCGTGGACCTGCGCAGGATCGGGGAGCTCGTCGGGAAGACTCCGGTGCTAGAGCTGGACGTGCCGCCCGGCAAGGTCTACGTGAAGCTCGAGTACACGAACCCTACGGGTAGCCACAAGGACCGCATAGCCGTCTACATGCTGAGGAGCGCCGTGGAGGAGGGGGTTCTGAGGCCCGGGGGAAGCTTCGTCGAGGCTTCGAGCGGCAACACGGCTGTAAGCCTCGCGTGGGCCGGGGTACTGGCGGGCTTCAAGCCCATCATATTCGCGGAGGACACAATCTCCAAGGGGAAGCTCGGGCTACTGCTAGGCATGGGGGCGGAGGTCCACCTGGTTCCGAGGAAGCCCTGGGGCGACCCGGACCACTACGTGAATGCTGCGAAGAGGTTCGCGGAGGAGAACGGCCTGCCCTTCCTCAACCAGTACGGGAACGAGGCGAACTGGCGGGCCCACTACGAGACGACGGGGCCGGAGCTGTTGAGCCAGACAGGCGGCGTAGACGCGTTCGTAATGGGGATAGGCACCGGGGGAACGGTGATAGGCATCGGGAAGTACCTGAAGGAGAGGGTCCCCGAAGCCCGGGTGGTCGGCGTCGTGCCCAAGGGCTCCCCCATCGCCGGCGGCAGGCTCGGAGACAACATAGAGGGGTTAGCGTCGACGTTCGTCCCGGAGCTCTACGAGAGGCATGGGCGCGTGGTGGACTCCGTGGAGGAAGTCTCCCTCGCGGACGCCCTCTCCTCGCTGAAGGACCTCCTGCGCGCGGGAGTCCTCGCGGGGCCCTCCACGGGCGCGAGCTTCCACGTGGCGAGGAGGCTCGCCTCCAGGGGCCTCAGGGTCGCGATAATCGCGGCGGACTCGGTGCTGAGGTACCCCGACCTTCTATCCACGCAATAAAGTTTATCTTTACTGGAACCTTTTGATATATCGAGGCATATGAAGTGCTCCATATGCGGTAGGGAAGTCGACTCGCTACTATACGCGGACCACAAGGAGCTGGGAGGAGTCTGGGTCTGCAGGGAGTGCTGGGAGAAGCTGTACGAAAAGAACCTCATCCGGAGCGGCACCGGCGAATCCTCGGGGTGCGCCTGCGGAGGTTAGCCCCCGAGTCGGCGAGCGCGCTAAGCCTCCCCGCCCGCGCCCCGCGAAAGCCTCGCAGCTTCTTCGTAAAGCTGCCTGACGAGCTCCAAGGTTATCTTTGCGTCTCTGAGGGCTTTCTCGGCGTCCATCCTCGTATACAGCTCCTCCGGGGGTAAGCCGCTCTCCTCGTCCCCGTACATGGCCGCTTCCCTCTCCTTCCTAAGGCTCCTCGAGATCGACGCGAGCTCGTCTACCCTCTCCTGGAACCACGCCGGGAACCTTGCCCTCTCCCTTCTAAGCACGGGGCCGACGTCGTGCCATTTAGGCGGCTCGATGCCCACGATTCTAAGCGCCGCCTTGAGTAGTAGCTCTACGGTCTCCTGGCACTGCCTAACAACGTAGGGGTAGTTGCCGCCTTCCAGAGCCTCGGTCGCTTGCCTCACGATTTCCAGGGCCTGGTTTATGTGGGACCTAGCGAGCTCCAGGTTATTCAAGCTCTACCACCTCGCCGAACCTGTACTCGCCCTTCAACACCCAGTACCACGCCCTACCGCTCACCCACACCCTCCTAGCTCCGAGCCTCCTCAGCCTCTCCGACAGCGCCCTCAGCACGCCCTCGAAGAAGCCGCCCTTGTCGTATACTATCACCGCGTCCTCGACCATGTCCAGGTATAGCGGCGAGAACCTCCCAGCCTCCTCCCTAGTCTTGATGACCGGGGACAAGGACACGTAGTACCCCTTCTCCATCAGCTCGTCGAGCAACGGCTGTACCTCGTCCTCAGCCCTCTCGAACAGCCTAACCCTCTCCACCCTCGACTTCGGCAAATCCTCGAAGACTACGAGCAAGTCCAGGTCGCTGTCCCTCCTCGGGCTCCCCCTAGCCACGCTACCGTAGACGACCAGGGAAACCAGGGAGCCCCCGTAGAGCCTTAGCAGGGACTCTAGTAGCCCGACAACCAACGCCCTGTAAGGCTCCGGGATATGCTCAACGCCAAACTTCATTTCGCGATTCTAGTCCCTGTCTCAGGGATTTATTTCTACCGCGTCAAGCTTCCTCTCGGTACCAGACTAGTAGGCTCCGAGTAGCCCCTTTCTCTTCAAGTTCTTCTCCACGAGAGCCAAGGACGCGAAACCGGCTACTAGGTAAGCCGCGGTTTCCGCTAGAAAGACTATCCACTCCAGCCCTACGGGTAGCAGGGTCTCCGTCCCCGCCGCGTGGTGCCTCAGCAAGTCGCCGGTATACGTGAAGGGCAACAGGTAGGCAGGTATCCTCAGGGGTTCCGGCAGCGCGGTGACGGGGAAGAAGACGCCGCAGAGCCCCAGGAAGACGAACTGCAGTATGCTGGTTAGAGGGCCAACGTTCTTGAACCTGAAGACTGCCGCTCCGTAGAGCAAGCCAAAGCCCATCGATGCCACGAGGCCTACGAAAAGCGCGGCGACAGCGTGTAGAGGCTCCAGTAGTAGCACGTTTACGCCGAAGATCGCAGTGAAGATCGCGTACGTGTAGAGTATCGATAGGGGTAGAGAGATGAGCCTCGAGTAGAGGCTCCTCGAGAAGAGCACGGCTCTATTGGCGTTGGTGATCAATAGGAATTCCAGTGTTCCCGTCTGTTGCTCCCGCCTGATCGTCATCCCGAAGCTCCAGAGCCCCGCCCCCACCACGTCCCACAGTATCATGCCCCAGAAGAGAGTGTTCAGCACTACTTGGTCGCTCCAGCGCTCCTTCGGGAGGAACAGCAGGATGGGCACTATGAGGAGGATGAGCCACGCCGGCGTAGTAACTATGTCCGAGACGAGCCACGCCGCGTACCTGAAGTAGTTCTTAAGCCCCGCGAGCGCCGCCGCCTCGAACTCCAGGAGAAGACCCCGTAGCCCCTCTACTCTAGTACTTCGAGAGCTCTCCATTCCGCCTCGCCCCCTCTTCCCACCTGTTGTACACGGTTCTCCCGGCGTACAGGTAGAGGACTGCCAGTAGGAACATAGCCGCGATTCTGAAGTGTATGGGTACCTCCTGCCCCGTCCCGCCGAAGAGCTCCCTGAGTATCTCGGAGGCGTGCGAAGTCGGCAGGAGCGCCGCGGCTACCCGCACCACCCTCGGGAAGACTTCGAGCGGGTAGTAGAAGCCGGAGAGCATCGCTACGAATGCGTTGATCGTCTGCGACACCGCGTAGACTTCCTTGAAGCGTACTGTCAGCGCCGCGACTACGAGCCCCAGCCCC encodes:
- a CDS encoding ABC transporter permease; this encodes MESSRSTRVEGLRGLLLEFEAAALAGLKNYFRYAAWLVSDIVTTPAWLILLIVPILLFLPKERWSDQVVLNTLFWGMILWDVVGAGLWSFGMTIRREQQTGTLEFLLITNANRAVLFSRSLYSRLISLPLSILYTYAIFTAIFGVNVLLLEPLHAVAALFVGLVASMGFGLLYGAAVFRFKNVGPLTSILQFVFLGLCGVFFPVTALPEPLRIPAYLLPFTYTGDLLRHHAAGTETLLPVGLEWIVFLAETAAYLVAGFASLALVEKNLKRKGLLGAY
- a CDS encoding ATP-binding protein, whose protein sequence is MEVGRVVTVYGQSLLRFAVHEDKLGYLARPGAYVKVEASGGWSYAMVVSFNLLDELYRKSRIVEELEGYPEIRPSRNELVAMLVGYYDGKGFVRGVPELPRPGQKVYLADGEELARFVGSGDIAIGRLSQNPEVRYTLSLDMLCSRHFAVLAMTGAGKSNAVAVILGEILEKFPYSRVVVVDTHNEYVPLAEKFDRVRVLSPAGRIARLVEARYGVKPSPLEVPIWTLGLEEIAGLLRLDPTRATKQVMYLRGALQEVRRARYKYAGADDPIYFRAEELLGYLEGLQKSSRQRYDRSLDDLVLKLEMLLENSELRYVTRPRNSDRLYEGLGGEEPRRSVEAYMRVYGALLEPGVTLIALGGLASDAQVSTAATILKSLWRIITASVLAGKPQPTLLVVEEAHNYAPQGRWSPAREILEKIAKEGRKFGIGLGVVSQRPRELSQTLLAQCGTLIALRTANPRDQEYILGSMEDVMREMVEGLSGLVTGEALISGSAAPLPGIVRIDSFPERYGVNLGGKDIDWRAAWSTPQPKADLAEYVLGEPEEEEEERKTSTIDKFL
- a CDS encoding nucleotidyltransferase domain-containing protein, which codes for MKFGVEHIPEPYRALVVGLLESLLRLYGGSLVSLVVYGSVARGSPRRDSDLDLLVVFEDLPKSRVERVRLFERAEDEVQPLLDELMEKGYYVSLSPVIKTREEAGRFSPLYLDMVEDAVIVYDKGGFFEGVLRALSERLRRLGARRVWVSGRAWYWVLKGEYRFGEVVELE
- a CDS encoding HEPN domain-containing protein codes for the protein MNNLELARSHINQALEIVRQATEALEGGNYPYVVRQCQETVELLLKAALRIVGIEPPKWHDVGPVLRRERARFPAWFQERVDELASISRSLRKEREAAMYGDEESGLPPEELYTRMDAEKALRDAKITLELVRQLYEEAARLSRGAGGEA
- a CDS encoding PLP-dependent cysteine synthase family protein — encoded protein: MDLRRIGELVGKTPVLELDVPPGKVYVKLEYTNPTGSHKDRIAVYMLRSAVEEGVLRPGGSFVEASSGNTAVSLAWAGVLAGFKPIIFAEDTISKGKLGLLLGMGAEVHLVPRKPWGDPDHYVNAAKRFAEENGLPFLNQYGNEANWRAHYETTGPELLSQTGGVDAFVMGIGTGGTVIGIGKYLKERVPEARVVGVVPKGSPIAGGRLGDNIEGLASTFVPELYERHGRVVDSVEEVSLADALSSLKDLLRAGVLAGPSTGASFHVARRLASRGLRVAIIAADSVLRYPDLLSTQ